One window of Desulfovibrio sp. genomic DNA carries:
- a CDS encoding sodium:solute symporter family protein, with product MTSAAFWMFGLALAYTLLLIVMSQIAKKKARAGEDFFVGGRKFSRWTVAFCITGLFSGSTYIAILELSYFTGISALWYGVAELTHVLIIALVLIGPFRKRMMVTISGLIGDKYGRTAKGIAGAITAITFPMWSVATALAFASCINALTGLDMLASVVITAVLMYVFLSAGGMWSVAMTQTANFFVFMCMFAVAIYAIGINPGYSALTTFLETNAKYGSLTSVGLQTILAWFGTFLINVLLAQAAFQMALSCKTADEGRKGLLIAGGFNVIFIVMGVLVGVAAAITMPGNARGLVAVPKYLMETLPAPLVGIFTLGIWACALGWGAPCQFSGATSLGRDVGSALFPDSSDAKLVHFTRVSLLALTALMILFGYLRSEQAAWWNIFAWTARNGATFAPMVAALFWGVATPRAAITALVAGCGAGLVWNWMGGWAVNSFYLKIHPVWVAMAANIIGMTVVSLAERGWSLVAPQGGAAMLRNGALLAALALLVCLISAGGWLYTTGLWGMTAFLLVLFAWIALIVSTERQRPSPL from the coding sequence ATGACATCTGCGGCTTTTTGGATGTTTGGGCTTGCTCTTGCGTATACGCTCTTGCTCATTGTCATGAGCCAGATAGCCAAAAAAAAGGCCAGGGCGGGCGAAGACTTTTTTGTGGGCGGGCGCAAGTTCAGCCGATGGACTGTGGCTTTTTGCATTACAGGCCTTTTTTCTGGGTCGACCTATATCGCCATCCTAGAGCTCTCGTATTTCACAGGTATTTCTGCCCTATGGTACGGCGTTGCCGAATTGACACATGTGCTCATCATTGCGCTGGTGCTGATCGGACCCTTCCGCAAAAGGATGATGGTGACCATTTCGGGCCTCATAGGCGACAAGTACGGTCGTACTGCCAAGGGCATAGCTGGCGCGATCACGGCCATCACGTTTCCCATGTGGTCTGTGGCGACGGCGCTGGCTTTTGCCTCGTGTATCAACGCTCTTACCGGGTTGGATATGCTTGCCTCGGTCGTTATTACCGCGGTGCTTATGTATGTTTTTTTGAGCGCCGGGGGTATGTGGTCTGTGGCCATGACCCAGACGGCAAACTTTTTTGTATTCATGTGCATGTTTGCAGTGGCCATCTATGCCATTGGCATTAATCCTGGCTACAGCGCGCTTACGACGTTTCTGGAGACAAACGCCAAATACGGCAGCCTGACCAGCGTTGGTTTACAAACCATCTTGGCGTGGTTTGGTACCTTTTTGATTAATGTGCTGCTCGCGCAGGCCGCGTTTCAGATGGCCCTGTCGTGCAAAACGGCTGATGAAGGTCGCAAAGGTCTGCTGATCGCTGGCGGGTTTAACGTAATCTTTATTGTTATGGGTGTTCTTGTGGGCGTTGCCGCAGCCATAACCATGCCCGGCAACGCACGCGGCCTTGTGGCCGTGCCCAAGTATCTTATGGAAACCTTGCCCGCACCCCTGGTGGGCATATTTACGCTGGGCATATGGGCCTGCGCACTTGGCTGGGGTGCGCCCTGCCAGTTCTCTGGCGCAACCAGCCTTGGCAGGGATGTTGGATCGGCCCTGTTTCCTGACTCGTCTGACGCCAAACTGGTGCATTTTACCCGCGTTTCTCTGTTGGCACTGACGGCGCTCATGATCCTGTTTGGCTATCTGCGCTCCGAGCAGGCCGCATGGTGGAACATATTCGCCTGGACGGCCCGTAACGGTGCAACCTTTGCCCCCATGGTCGCGGCATTGTTCTGGGGTGTGGCAACGCCGCGCGCTGCCATTACCGCCCTTGTGGCTGGTTGCGGTGCCGGCCTTGTGTGGAACTGGATGGGCGGTTGGGCCGTCAACAGCTTCTATCTCAAGATCCATCCTGTGTGGGTGGCCATGGCCGCCAACATCATCGGCATGACCGTTGTTTCACTGGCAGAAAGGGGCTGGAGCCTTGTTGCCCCGCAGGGCGGAGCCGCCATGTTGCGCAATGGGGCGCTGCTGGCAGCCCTGGCTTTGCTCGTATGCCTGATTTCTGCTGGGGGCTGGCTTTATACCACAGGCCTTTGGGGCATGACGGCATTTCTGCTCGTTCTTTTTGCCTGGATTGCCCTCATTGTCAGCACGGAACGTCAGCGGCCCTCGCCCCTCTAG
- the gcvH gene encoding glycine cleavage system protein GcvH: MPHYNLPEDLFYTSEHIWVRQEGDELVLGVTDFAQSQLEEVVYVDIPSVGAQVDAQKEFGSLESMKTVSALYAPVTGIVTAVNGALENSPALINQDCYGKGWIARVRPESPVQSYALSHAEWYAQLLPQNS; encoded by the coding sequence ATGCCCCACTACAATCTGCCCGAAGATTTATTTTATACCTCTGAGCACATATGGGTACGGCAAGAGGGAGATGAGCTGGTGCTGGGAGTGACAGATTTTGCCCAAAGTCAGCTTGAAGAAGTGGTTTACGTGGATATTCCCAGCGTTGGTGCGCAAGTGGATGCCCAAAAGGAATTTGGTTCACTTGAATCTATGAAAACTGTCAGTGCGCTGTATGCCCCGGTTACAGGTATCGTGACTGCGGTAAACGGTGCTCTGGAAAATTCTCCAGCCCTGATAAACCAGGACTGCTATGGCAAAGGCTGGATTGCGCGCGTACGTCCTGAGTCGCCGGTGCAATCGTATGCTCTGTCGCATGCTGAGTGGTACGCTCAGCTATTGCCCCAAAACAGTTAG
- a CDS encoding DinB family protein has product MSRAIVAELEGPYQRAWGLMTQFIDVCPEEIWAETNGGWPVWQQVAHAVAVLNFFVLEKDDDTFVSAPAELGVLMLKEQGQQVVSKEAMKAYGAAVMSVVDTRVARLTDADLTRIQERVSKKIGRDLSYGAVMVMLGSHTMYHLGSCDAALRDHGLPGVF; this is encoded by the coding sequence ATGTCCAGAGCGATAGTTGCAGAGCTTGAAGGCCCGTACCAGCGCGCCTGGGGCCTGATGACCCAGTTTATTGATGTCTGCCCCGAAGAAATATGGGCCGAAACCAACGGCGGCTGGCCCGTGTGGCAGCAGGTGGCGCATGCGGTTGCCGTGCTCAATTTCTTTGTTCTTGAAAAAGACGACGACACCTTTGTGTCCGCGCCTGCCGAGCTGGGCGTGCTCATGCTCAAGGAGCAGGGTCAGCAGGTGGTAAGCAAGGAAGCCATGAAGGCCTATGGCGCAGCGGTCATGTCGGTTGTGGATACCCGTGTGGCCAGACTGACCGATGCCGACCTGACCCGCATTCAGGAACGGGTGAGCAAGAAAATTGGCCGCGACCTCAGCTACGGCGCAGTCATGGTGATGCTTGGTTCGCACACCATGTACCATCTGGGCTCGTGCGATGCGGCCCTGCGCGACCACGGTCTGCCGGGCGTTTTTTAA
- a CDS encoding chemotaxis protein, giving the protein MTQTNILLETGTNELEIVEFYVNQDGYEAHYGLNVAKVVEIGRRQPVTAMPEMRHKALLGAFLHRNGRVVPLIDMAQFLGSGPIENEDAKVIVTEFNGVCTGFLVSGVNRIYRLSWTDVEAPGQFLQNVSRSSVTGVVRLEERVIFLLDLEAIVAELHPAMAMRFDASEMKHSGEKTYNILHVDDSSSIRSLLVELLNKEGRFTVTQKVNGQEAWDYLKGLRDRCEAEERPISDFVHGIITDIEMPGMDGLALCKNIKEDKILKELPVAIFSSMINEALAKKCALVGADVQYTKPDLKVLSVKLYDLVTQAWG; this is encoded by the coding sequence ATGACGCAGACCAACATCCTGCTGGAAACCGGCACAAACGAGCTGGAAATTGTTGAATTTTACGTCAACCAGGACGGCTATGAAGCTCACTACGGGCTCAATGTGGCCAAGGTTGTTGAAATAGGTCGCCGCCAGCCTGTTACAGCCATGCCGGAAATGCGTCACAAAGCTCTTTTGGGCGCTTTTTTGCACCGCAACGGGCGCGTGGTTCCGCTGATCGACATGGCCCAGTTTTTGGGCAGCGGCCCCATTGAAAACGAAGACGCAAAGGTCATCGTTACCGAATTCAACGGCGTGTGTACGGGTTTTCTGGTGTCGGGGGTCAACCGCATCTACCGGCTCAGCTGGACAGACGTCGAAGCTCCTGGTCAGTTTTTGCAGAACGTGAGCCGCAGCTCGGTAACGGGCGTGGTGCGCCTTGAAGAACGGGTAATCTTTTTGCTCGACCTTGAGGCCATTGTGGCCGAACTGCACCCGGCCATGGCCATGCGATTTGACGCCTCGGAAATGAAGCACAGCGGCGAAAAGACCTACAATATTCTGCATGTGGACGATTCGAGCAGTATCCGCAGCCTGCTGGTCGAGCTGCTCAACAAGGAAGGCCGTTTTACCGTTACCCAGAAGGTCAACGGGCAGGAAGCTTGGGATTACCTGAAGGGACTGCGTGACCGTTGCGAGGCCGAGGAACGCCCCATTTCGGACTTTGTGCACGGCATCATCACCGACATTGAAATGCCCGGCATGGACGGCCTTGCCCTGTGTAAAAACATCAAGGAAGACAAGATTCTCAAAGAATTGCCCGTAGCCATCTTTTCGTCCATGATCAACGAGGCTCTGGCAAAGAAATGCGCGTTGGTGGGCGCGGATGTGCAGTACACCAAGCCCGACCTCAAGGTGCTTTCGGTCAAGCTTTATGACCTGGTTACCCAGGCCTGGGGCTAA
- a CDS encoding peptidylprolyl isomerase yields MSDNPTVLLETSSGDILVELFADKAPQTVANFLKYVDDGFYTNTIFHRVIPGFMIQGGGMGARMDEKPTREPITNEADNGVRNDRGTLAMARTRDPHSATAQFFINLVDNDFLNHTSPTLDGWGYCVFGKVVEGIENVDKIAKVKTKTVGFHENVPTDMVLITGASRFE; encoded by the coding sequence ATGTCCGACAATCCTACGGTTTTGCTGGAGACCTCCTCCGGCGACATTCTGGTGGAGCTTTTTGCTGACAAGGCCCCCCAAACCGTTGCCAATTTTTTGAAATATGTGGATGACGGCTTTTACACCAACACCATTTTTCACCGCGTTATCCCCGGCTTCATGATTCAGGGCGGCGGCATGGGCGCGCGTATGGACGAAAAGCCCACCCGCGAACCCATTACCAACGAAGCCGACAACGGCGTGAGGAACGACCGCGGCACCCTTGCCATGGCCCGCACCCGCGACCCGCACAGCGCCACGGCACAGTTCTTCATCAACCTGGTGGACAACGATTTTCTCAATCACACTTCGCCCACCCTTGACGGCTGGGGCTACTGCGTTTTCGGCAAAGTTGTCGAAGGCATTGAAAACGTGGATAAAATTGCCAAGGTCAAAACCAAGACCGTGGGCTTCCATGAAAATGTGCCCACCGACATGGTGCTGATCACCGGGGCGAGCCGCTTCGAATAA
- a CDS encoding YceI family protein, which produces MATWKNDPDHSHLGFVVRHLMITDINGRFADVDIDLEVANDDLSDAVFSMTAKAASIDTHVHARDEHLRSADFFDVTQHQDLTFQSSAVHLGAERAGTITGILEMRGVSREVTFAITASDRITNPFNNKETQSFSITGEVNRSDFGIGPNIPAAIVSDRVRVAANFEVSPA; this is translated from the coding sequence ATGGCTACCTGGAAGAACGATCCCGATCATTCGCATCTGGGATTTGTGGTGCGGCATCTCATGATTACGGATATCAACGGCAGGTTTGCCGATGTGGATATTGACCTTGAAGTTGCCAACGACGACCTTTCAGACGCTGTTTTTTCCATGACAGCCAAGGCCGCCAGCATTGATACACATGTGCATGCTCGTGACGAGCATTTGCGCTCAGCGGATTTTTTTGACGTGACCCAGCATCAGGACCTGACCTTCCAGAGCTCTGCGGTGCATCTGGGGGCAGAGAGGGCTGGCACAATCACGGGCATTCTGGAAATGCGTGGTGTTTCCCGCGAGGTTACCTTTGCCATTACAGCCAGCGACAGGATCACCAACCCCTTCAACAACAAGGAAACGCAGTCTTTCAGTATTACCGGCGAGGTGAACCGCAGCGATTTTGGCATCGGACCCAACATCCCCGCCGCCATTGTGAGTGACAGGGTACGGGTTGCCGCCAATTTTGAGGTTTCCCCTGCCTAA
- a CDS encoding nuclear transport factor 2 family protein, translated as MKILAALLATLVITLSGGLAQAKPDTVELYTEAVMIGDVPALETLLAPNYWHINANGHIEDKEHFINTIKNKELVIDRLTFTNARTAMIGDSKLITGTGYLKAKATPPLPQGLMRVTVVVVNNKGREQVVLFQATPVIATEDCNDGNCKIQ; from the coding sequence ATGAAGATTCTAGCTGCACTGCTCGCTACACTTGTGATTACCCTTTCCGGCGGTCTTGCCCAGGCCAAGCCCGACACCGTGGAGCTGTATACCGAAGCCGTGATGATCGGCGACGTTCCCGCCCTTGAAACCCTGCTGGCTCCCAACTACTGGCACATCAACGCCAATGGGCACATCGAGGACAAGGAACACTTCATCAACACCATCAAGAACAAGGAACTGGTCATTGACCGGCTTACCTTTACAAACGCCCGCACGGCCATGATTGGCGATTCCAAGCTCATCACCGGCACAGGCTACCTCAAGGCCAAGGCCACGCCGCCCCTGCCCCAGGGCCTCATGCGCGTGACGGTTGTGGTGGTTAACAACAAGGGCCGTGAACAGGTGGTGCTCTTCCAGGCTACCCCCGTTATCGCCACTGAAGACTGCAACGACGGTAACTGCAAGATCCAGTAA
- a CDS encoding OsmC family protein translates to MAMVTVEWKGNMLFEGRDSDNRPVIMDASAIYGGNNEGVRPMELLLISLAGCTGIEVGHALNKMRVPFTEFKIKADAVRREEIPQIFTEINVEYTVNGEAVTLEKFVRAFELGAVKYCSVANMLKAASHINYCFLVNGEHHAYPLATAST, encoded by the coding sequence ATGGCTATGGTTACTGTGGAATGGAAAGGAAACATGCTGTTTGAGGGAAGAGATTCCGATAACCGTCCTGTGATCATGGACGCCTCTGCCATATATGGCGGCAATAATGAGGGCGTGCGTCCCATGGAGCTGCTGCTCATTTCGCTGGCGGGTTGCACAGGCATTGAAGTGGGCCATGCCCTGAACAAGATGCGGGTTCCTTTTACGGAATTTAAAATCAAGGCCGATGCCGTGCGCCGCGAAGAAATTCCTCAAATTTTTACCGAAATCAATGTGGAATATACGGTCAACGGCGAAGCCGTCACGTTGGAAAAATTTGTGCGTGCGTTTGAACTCGGAGCCGTCAAATATTGCTCTGTAGCGAATATGCTCAAGGCCGCCAGCCACATCAACTATTGCTTTTTGGTCAATGGCGAGCACCATGCCTACCCTCTGGCGACCGCTTCGACCTAA
- a CDS encoding sigma-54-dependent Fis family transcriptional regulator, with amino-acid sequence MTAQPEEKMLVEQVMHDNPETLTPDHMLKDALPVYERHGVNCVPILDGEKRVRGILTIFRLVQAVREGKAFETPISEVMDTNLVSIRNDDTFGMACSMPIDRMLVLDHEDRLVGVLTKKELIHKIYVAFRNADIHNRELSEVINCATDGIMIFDAAGGALFSNDKIRSLLPDCDNMNESASPDMEIVADLLKKAVAQGKAHNSLLENCNGKQVVFTITPLFDENEKLFRCVLSAQDMTEITRLQTEAENTRRRLAAFQEASHKGKKVIACNPAMQSLLREAERLGSVDSTVLITGETGTGKEVLAMHIHSYSGRRNGPLVQINCGTIPQHLQEAELFGYEKGSFTGANASRLGMLELANEGTLMLDEVGEMDMSLQVKLLRALQEGVIYRIGGRKPVHLNVRIIAMTNRDLLKMVRENAFREDLYYRLNVIPLAVPPLRERLEDILPLAQHFLECFTKKYSTPCAIGPEEEQMLLAYPWPGNVRELGNFVERLTIASFSAGYCASVWESIAPTGRAVAAGNGSMREQVKMLERQCIESGLAATSSIRAAARKLGVSHATLLRKMREYDIVVRE; translated from the coding sequence ATGACCGCCCAGCCTGAAGAAAAAATGCTTGTTGAACAGGTAATGCACGACAACCCGGAGACTCTGACCCCTGACCACATGCTCAAGGATGCGCTCCCGGTTTATGAACGGCATGGCGTAAACTGTGTTCCTATTCTGGATGGGGAAAAGCGTGTCAGGGGAATATTGACAATTTTTCGTCTTGTGCAGGCCGTGCGTGAAGGAAAAGCTTTTGAGACGCCTATCAGCGAGGTCATGGACACCAATCTGGTCAGTATCCGCAATGACGACACCTTCGGAATGGCCTGCAGCATGCCAATCGACAGGATGCTTGTGCTGGACCACGAGGACAGACTTGTGGGCGTTTTGACCAAGAAAGAGCTGATCCACAAAATATATGTGGCTTTCAGGAATGCAGATATTCATAATCGGGAGCTGAGCGAGGTTATCAACTGCGCCACCGACGGGATCATGATTTTTGATGCGGCAGGTGGCGCGCTTTTCAGTAACGACAAAATCCGTAGCTTGCTGCCCGACTGTGATAATATGAATGAGTCCGCTTCTCCGGATATGGAGATAGTGGCTGATCTGCTAAAAAAAGCGGTGGCTCAGGGCAAGGCGCACAATTCACTGCTTGAAAACTGCAACGGTAAGCAGGTTGTGTTTACCATTACCCCCTTGTTTGATGAAAATGAAAAACTTTTCCGCTGCGTGCTTTCCGCGCAGGATATGACGGAAATCACACGCCTGCAGACAGAGGCCGAAAATACGAGGCGGCGGCTCGCGGCTTTTCAGGAGGCCTCGCACAAAGGCAAAAAAGTTATTGCGTGCAACCCCGCCATGCAGAGCTTGCTGCGTGAGGCTGAAAGGCTCGGCAGTGTGGATTCAACTGTGCTCATTACCGGCGAAACAGGAACGGGAAAAGAAGTGCTGGCCATGCACATTCACAGCTACAGTGGCCGCCGTAACGGGCCGCTTGTGCAGATCAATTGCGGCACCATTCCCCAGCATCTCCAGGAAGCGGAGCTGTTCGGCTACGAAAAGGGCAGTTTTACCGGGGCCAATGCCAGTCGGTTGGGCATGCTTGAACTCGCCAACGAGGGGACCCTCATGCTCGATGAAGTGGGCGAAATGGATATGTCCCTGCAGGTAAAGCTGCTGCGCGCGCTTCAGGAGGGCGTGATCTATCGCATAGGTGGGCGCAAGCCTGTCCACCTTAACGTGCGCATCATTGCCATGACCAACAGGGATCTGTTGAAAATGGTGCGTGAAAATGCCTTTCGTGAAGATCTGTATTACCGTCTTAATGTGATCCCGCTGGCAGTTCCACCCTTGCGTGAAAGGCTGGAAGACATACTGCCGCTGGCGCAGCATTTTCTGGAATGTTTCACCAAAAAATACTCCACTCCGTGTGCGATCGGCCCAGAAGAAGAGCAGATGCTCCTGGCCTATCCATGGCCGGGCAATGTGCGTGAGCTGGGAAACTTTGTGGAGAGGCTGACTATTGCCAGTTTTTCCGCAGGATATTGCGCTTCGGTGTGGGAGAGCATTGCTCCGACTGGCCGTGCCGTTGCTGCTGGCAATGGCAGTATGCGCGAGCAGGTCAAGATGCTTGAGCGTCAGTGCATTGAAAGCGGGCTCGCCGCCACAAGCAGTATCCGCGCAGCCGCGCGAAAATTGGGAGTCTCCCACGCAACCCTGCTGCGCAAAATGCGGGAGTACGATATCGTGGTTCGGGAATAA
- the mutY gene encoding A/G-specific adenine glycosylase produces the protein MTMPVYRYRLLAMNRKTLKAQPATLPGLPQGGQPRPHHLPPHEHLAELQTALLQWFAQNQRSLPWRVNYTPYEVWISEVMLQQTQMERGVSYFKNWMRRFPDIATLAAASEEEVLRQWEGLGYYSRARHILTAARKIMTEHGGVFPSDLADIRALPGVGPYTTGAVASIAFGEKLPCVDANVERVVARIFDVDSPVKLDPAAGIIHRWALRLVPEGMAREHNQAMMELGALVCRKKPLCGTCPLARFCISLHLGITDQRPVPGKRATITPVNAVTGVLHCGNRVFVQKRPPSGVWGNLWEFPGGRVEADESPEQASVREFMEETGFAVCVTERHGIIRHGYTTYRLTLHCFGLELETPPDTESPPQPPQLTAASECRWVTPQELNELAMPAAHRKLADRLFAGPDGNAAQQRSLPGNVQK, from the coding sequence ATGACAATGCCCGTTTACCGGTATAGGCTGCTTGCCATGAACCGCAAGACTCTCAAAGCGCAGCCAGCCACCCTGCCGGGTCTGCCGCAAGGGGGCCAGCCCCGGCCCCACCACCTGCCCCCGCACGAACACCTTGCAGAGCTGCAAACGGCCCTGCTCCAGTGGTTTGCCCAAAATCAGCGCAGCCTGCCCTGGCGTGTAAACTACACCCCCTACGAGGTGTGGATATCAGAGGTTATGCTGCAGCAAACCCAGATGGAACGTGGCGTCAGCTACTTCAAAAACTGGATGCGCCGCTTCCCCGATATCGCCACTCTTGCCGCCGCCAGCGAAGAAGAAGTGCTGCGGCAGTGGGAGGGGCTTGGTTATTATTCACGCGCCCGGCACATTCTGACCGCTGCGCGCAAGATAATGACAGAGCACGGCGGCGTTTTTCCTTCAGACCTTGCTGACATACGTGCCCTGCCAGGGGTTGGCCCCTACACCACAGGCGCAGTGGCAAGCATTGCGTTTGGCGAAAAACTGCCCTGCGTGGACGCCAACGTGGAGCGCGTGGTTGCCCGTATTTTTGATGTGGACAGCCCCGTAAAACTGGATCCGGCGGCGGGGATCATACACCGGTGGGCGCTACGCCTTGTACCAGAAGGCATGGCCCGGGAGCACAACCAGGCCATGATGGAACTGGGCGCGCTGGTGTGCCGCAAAAAACCCCTGTGTGGAACATGTCCGCTGGCGAGGTTCTGCATCAGCCTGCACCTCGGCATCACCGATCAGCGTCCTGTACCCGGCAAGAGGGCCACCATCACACCCGTCAACGCCGTTACCGGTGTGCTGCACTGCGGCAACAGGGTATTTGTGCAAAAGCGCCCCCCTTCGGGGGTGTGGGGGAACCTGTGGGAATTCCCCGGCGGCAGGGTTGAGGCGGACGAAAGCCCGGAACAGGCCAGCGTGAGAGAATTTATGGAGGAAACGGGCTTTGCCGTATGCGTGACTGAGCGGCACGGTATCATTCGACACGGCTATACTACCTACAGGCTGACGCTGCACTGCTTTGGGCTGGAACTTGAAACACCGCCCGACACGGAAAGCCCACCGCAACCGCCGCAGCTCACTGCAGCCTCGGAATGCCGCTGGGTCACACCCCAGGAACTCAACGAGCTGGCCATGCCCGCCGCGCACCGTAAACTGGCCGACAGGCTTTTTGCCGGGCCGGATGGGAATGCCGCGCAGCAGAGATCTCTGCCTGGCAATGTTCAGAAGTGA
- the cysK gene encoding cysteine synthase A: MLTSVLQTIGNTPLLRLDLSSDLPGTVWLKLENRNPGGSIKDRVAFHLIGEALEEGRVEPGGLLVEATSGNMGIGMALVAPMRGLRCVLTMPESMSVERRNLLRALGAELVLTPAEQGMSGAVAAAKRIAEEQDGFVLGQFTNQQAVVAHYKTTGPEIFKDSVGKMDVLVAGVGSGSSITGTGRYLKERIPGFRVVAVEPAASPVLSGGKAGPHLIQGIGADFVPPILDRSLLDEIVQMDGELAIQTARQLMAQGLLVGISTGSNVRAALDLAARPEMQGKNIVTFACDTGERYMSTRLFLDA; encoded by the coding sequence ATGTTAACCAGTGTTTTGCAAACCATAGGCAATACCCCCCTGCTCCGTCTTGACCTTTCGAGCGATCTGCCTGGTACGGTCTGGCTCAAACTTGAAAACCGCAACCCCGGTGGTTCCATCAAGGACAGGGTGGCGTTTCATCTTATCGGCGAAGCTCTCGAAGAAGGTCGTGTTGAGCCCGGCGGCCTGCTGGTGGAGGCCACCAGCGGCAACATGGGTATTGGCATGGCATTGGTGGCCCCCATGCGCGGGCTGCGCTGCGTGCTGACCATGCCCGAATCCATGAGCGTTGAACGGCGTAATCTTCTGCGGGCTTTGGGCGCTGAGCTTGTGCTTACCCCGGCAGAGCAGGGCATGAGCGGGGCCGTGGCTGCGGCAAAGCGCATTGCTGAAGAGCAGGATGGCTTTGTGCTTGGTCAGTTTACAAACCAGCAGGCCGTAGTGGCCCACTACAAGACCACAGGGCCGGAAATTTTCAAAGACAGCGTGGGCAAGATGGATGTGCTGGTTGCCGGTGTGGGTTCCGGCTCATCCATCACCGGTACGGGACGCTATCTTAAAGAGCGCATCCCCGGTTTCAGGGTAGTGGCTGTGGAGCCCGCGGCATCGCCGGTGCTTTCTGGCGGCAAGGCAGGCCCGCATCTTATCCAGGGAATCGGCGCAGACTTTGTCCCCCCCATTCTTGACCGCAGCCTGCTGGACGAAATTGTGCAGATGGATGGCGAGCTGGCCATTCAAACTGCCCGTCAGCTCATGGCGCAGGGTCTTCTGGTTGGCATATCAACAGGTTCCAACGTGCGTGCGGCGCTTGATCTGGCCGCGCGGCCAGAAATGCAGGGCAAAAATATCGTTACCTTTGCCTGTGATACGGGCGAACGCTACATGTCCACGCGCCTTTTTCTTGATGCATAG
- a CDS encoding HdeA/HdeB family chaperone produces MKKLFFAIVLAAMFAMPMNASAKADKIDFGKLKCSAFVELDSETMTMLYFWLDGYASAKTGDTKLDVGAVENNLTQIMKVCQKNPNKTVLSVIAD; encoded by the coding sequence ATGAAAAAACTGTTTTTTGCAATCGTGTTGGCGGCCATGTTTGCCATGCCCATGAACGCCTCTGCCAAGGCTGATAAAATTGATTTTGGCAAACTGAAGTGCAGTGCATTTGTGGAGCTGGATTCCGAAACCATGACCATGCTTTATTTTTGGCTTGATGGCTATGCCAGCGCCAAAACCGGCGATACAAAGCTGGATGTCGGCGCTGTTGAAAACAACCTGACCCAGATCATGAAGGTCTGTCAGAAGAACCCCAACAAAACGGTGCTTTCGGTTATCGCAGACTAG